The following DNA comes from Legionella sp. PATHC032.
TAATGCTCTTTTAAGAGCCTCGATTGATCGTGAGCCCATACCAGAGTATCCTATGTCTTCGGTAAATTTTTTAAAGAGCTCGTTAAATAAATCATGTGGATTTTTATTCTTGATGTTTTCATAGTTGAATATGATATTGAGTTCTTCTGAACCAATTTTACCATCTATTTCAAAATAACCTCCAAAATCTTTGAGTTTATTTTTAAGTTCTTCTATCGTTGCTCCCCCCTCTTTTACTTTTTTTCCTCCCTTATACCCGCAATACTCAAATACAAAATTTTTCATAATTTTTTGAACACGGTATAAATTCATTTTCTTATTTAAATCAATTTTTTTATCCTCTTCCTTTGATTCTATTCTCTGTGGCGCATTGTTTTTTTCTGGCTCACTGACCAACTCTTTTTCACTTGTCTTTTGAACCTGGTAAGATTCGACAAGTTCTCTAAGCTCAGAATTTATGTGTTTGGAGAAAATAGATTGTTCTTCATCTGATTTATAAAAACAAAGCTCTTCTTTTTGTTTTATTGCTAATATCTTTTTAAAATTTTTAATGCATTTTTCCGGTTCGGATAAATTGATTTCTTGTGGCTTTAATTTTGATTTTGCTGCATTTAAAGCATTTTCAGCGCTTAAGATTACCATGACCAAATCTTCTCGTCTTAGTGGCATATTATTTTTCAAGTCTTGCAGCAACTTTATTGATTTATTGATAATACTTGTTACCAGTTCATGCGGCTCCTTTTGAAAAATTCTTTTCTTTTTTGTTTCTTCTAACTCCTTAATACCCTTATCTATCAAGTTACAAAACTCTTTTTGGTCTTTTAAATTTTCCTTTTTAGTCGCAATGATAATGTCTTTCGACTTATCCAAACATCGCTCAATTGTCTCAAAAAACTCCATTTCTCTCTGGCCGCTTTCTTGATGATATTTGTAATAAGCTTGTTTGTCATAAGTCACTAATACTGAGTTTTTATCAGTTACTATAGGGATATCCCAGCCAATATAACCATACCAGGTCTTTGGCACCTCATAAGTAATCTCAAATTTATCAAGCACTTGTTTTAAAGCCGCTTTAGAGCGAGATGATAAAGTGGTGTCTTTATAAAATTGCACGAATAATTCATTTAAAAATTCGATGGGATTAACATCAAATAGCGCTGGATTACAATTAAATTTTGTTGTATAAACAATATGCCCAAACTCTTCATAATGCGTGATTTCAATAGCAAAATATTTCTCAAATGGCTTAAGTTTTTTTATTACATCTTCTGGACTTGCCCCTTGTGATATATATTGGTCTACGAAATTATTCATCAATTCCAACAATTTTTGTGCAGATTCTATTCTAGGAGTAGCAACCTCTCTGTAAAATTTGGTAGTTACCTCCTGAAAACTCTCGGAGGCTTCTGCAAATTGCGAATTTAAATTCAAATTAAATTGCAGTCTCTCCTTAGAAAGATGATCCGCAATATTCAGCACAAACTGGATTGTACTACCCATCCTCTGATCTTTTTTATAGCAAGACTTGATTGCTTCGAGAAAAAACTCTGTATTATTTATGGATAAATAAGTATAAATACCATTAACAGCATTGTATAAACTAATAAGTTGTTGCTGAATCTCCTTGAGTTCTAATGTTTCACGTCTTTCCCCTTTTAAGTTTTTTTTTAGAAAATTATTATATCTTTCTATTAGCTTAGATAGTTCCTCTTTAATTTCTTGACCCGACATTTTTTTATCATTAACCGTAAACTCTACTCCTTTCAATAAATCATTAATCTTAAGATTCTCTTTTTCCCATTGGTTTGCCAAGTAGAGGAACTCTTCTGCCAGAGAAATATGTTGTTTAATACCTTCATTTACCTTTTTAAGCTTCTTCCCTAAATTGATAAATTTTTCTTGCATTACATAATCCCAGATTCAACGTAACTTATGCTTTTAATTATAGATTAAATTAAAAACAATAAAATTAATTTTTAATATTATTGTTTTTTTTTATACCAATAGGGATTTACAAAACACGTTGCTTGAGAAAGATATTATTCAGATTAATAGAAGATTTGATTAATATATTTAATTTGATAAGTTATTTCGGTAATTAAAATTAGCTAGAGGTAAACAGCTCTTTGAATAATTACCCGAGCATAAAATGCCTCTAACAATATTCTAAATTGGCATGTAGCAAAACCCAAGATCGAAACTAATTCAATTTAACAAATTGGCCGCATCCATACGACCAATTCCAAAAAGACATTTTTATTTATTCTCTGGATTGATGTGATTAGTATTTCCTCCATTAACTATATTATCTATAGCTCCAAAAAAAGCAAAATTTGATTTTGCCAGAGAGGATGTTTTATTTAATTCCATTTTTTTATTTTCAAGTGTTTTTAATATATCGATATCACACTGATTCGAACTGATTAACTTCGACAATCTACTGCTTTTGATTATTTTATCTTCAGGGGAAAGGATTCGAATATCATCAAGTAATCGAATACACATATTTGAAATTAAGGGATAAAGTTCTTTTCGCAAATTGGTAATTTCGAGCTTTTGATCAATCGATTTTAATAACTCGATTCTCTTGGCTTTCTCAGTTTCTTTTTCATTTTTTGGCAGAAGCTTCAGAGAATTGAGAAGTTGATATGCCTCATGGGCTTCATGAAACTGCGAGTTCTCTCTAAAAGCTTTAGAAGCATGCTCGAGAGTAATAGAACCTTTTCGTAATAATTGTTGAACCAAACCAAGATCGGCAAATTGCAACGATAATGGATCAGATTTATAGGCTGCGATGACTATTTTTTCTGCCTTAGGAAAAGCCCTGCAAGCATCAGAGGGTACTATGGTATTCTTCCCTTGCAAAAGCGTTACAACCGGATCTATATCCGCGTATTGGAGTGAATTTTTGTCCTTTTTATAGGCTGCCAAAACAATCGCTTGATTGTTAGAGAATAGTTTACAAGTTATGTTTGGTTCAACCTTATCAGTATTAATTAAAGCCACTATTTCTTTTTTAACTTGTTCATTAAACTTAAATTTTATTTTATTTGTAATATCAATAGTCAATAAGTTGGATATCAAAAGATTTACCAGGTAATTTATCTTACCTGAGCGAATGATGCACTTAACCAGGTTACCGATACCAATTTTAGGATCTTTAACAAGCTGTTCATATAGCTCTATTCTATCCTTAGACAGAGGTAATTTTTCTATAAAATTGAGTATCGTGCTTTCATCTGTGCCGATGGGGTGATATTTTATCAAAAAGCTGATGCGATCTTTATCCCAGAAGTCTCTCTTACATGTTTTATCAAGACTTTTTTGTGCCAGAGAAGCAATTCCCGGATTACCATTAATAAATTGCTGACATTCTTTGCTCACCTCCCCTACTTTTTCAATCAAACATTTCTTAAAAGGAACATAGGATCCCTCTCCTTCAAGGATTTGTTTAAAGAATAACTCCAGTTGAGTATTACTGCTGAACCCCATTGCACCACCAAAAGCATAATCATATACCACATATTGATAAGGAGCAGGATTCTTCATTTTGATAAGGCCAATACCATGACCTACTAATTTTTCACGACCAGAAACTTGAGCTCCCGTCAAAGTGATCATGCACACATCACCAAAAGCGGTAGAGGTAACTTTTGATGTTAAGATATCTTTAATTCCATCCCATGTTACTTGTGCTTTTGTCTTCTCATCTGCCTCAAATATCCCTATTTTTTCTTTTTTTGTATTTTTAGCAATTGTCCTGGATTGATCGAGTTGATAATTGATTAATACCCTCTCAGGACAAATATTATTAATTGCAGGAGATTTACTGTTTATTTGTTTGAGAAACATCTGAGTTTCGCCATAGCAATTTCCTAAGGTATCGGCGAAATCAGATTGGGCAGGATGATCCAGCACATAATTATGCGGATTATACGGTATGTAAAAAATTTTCTCATTTAAGTTTTGTTCAAGGACTTGTTGAACAAATTTTACTGGACCTTTTTTATAAAACCTAATCGAAGTTATATTGATTTTTTCGTTATATTCTTCTTGTCTTTTAAGATCATCATCTATTCTTTTGACTTTTTCTAAAGCTTTTTCAATGGTATCCAATTCGGGCATCTGGCTGAAGGCTTTAGAAATGCATTCAGCTACCAGCATTCCTTGTTCAGACAGTTTCTTTTTATTTTTTTTAAGATATTCATTAATTTCGCACAAAACATTTCTGTACAGAAAAAGGCTTTCCCAATAAAAACCAGTTGTCTTATGCAAAAAAACATTTATTTCTCCGCCAGATGTAGCTAACTTTTGATAATCTCTGATGCTCATTTTCATAAGCCTTTTCAAATCATTGAGCATGTCTTTGATCGTTTTATCTTCTTCCTCTGAATAACTAAATTGCAAAGCCAATTCAGCTTTTGTGAGTTCCTTTTTTAAACCTTCAAGTTTTATTTGCCCTGAAGAATCCAGTTTGTCTTTGCTTAACTTCCTAATTTGGGTCTTGGTGGAATTTATCTCGTCAAATAAAGACAATGCTCGTTTAACATCAAGCATTCCTTTTGGTAATTGCTTGCTAAGGTTGATGTGTTTCTCGATGTATTTTTGACAATAATCTAAAACGGCTTTGATTTCCTCAGCTTGTGGAATGTTTTTTAACTTATTATTGAACAATTGAACTCTTTTAGAAAACTCTGCCCTCCTAAGCTCTAATTTGGATCTTTTACCAAGATGCATTTTTTTATTATCCTCTTTCTTCTCATCTTCTTGTATCAAACGTTCAATTCTCTTAAGTTCTCTTTGGTCTTCATCAAACTGAGTAATGTCGTTGATAATTTTTTCGACATCCTTGTGTTTTAATAAATTTTTCAAATCGGTAATCTCAGAAACAGGTTGAAGTTTTTTATTGTCTCTAATGTCTCTGCTTTGCTTGGAACAAATTAAAACGGCCAGTAATGCAGTTAAATAATTTTGGTATTTCTCAAGTAACTTTTGTTTTTCATTGATTTGTTGTACGACTTTAGGAGAATAATAATTAATATAACCTTTTGACCCATCAAAACGACTTGCCAGGCTGTTTATATCTTCTTTAATGGAGGATAAAATCGTTTCAGATAATTTCAACTCTTTTGGAAGATTATTAATTAATTTTTCGACTTTAATTAACAATTTTTTAATCATTTTTGCCCCTGGATCTGAATTAAATTTTAGCAAATCAGTTACATTTAACTGAAATTTCTAGTAATAAAGTTTTCAAAACCAAGGAATTACGGGATCGTCTATTTCCTTGGTTTACAAAAAACCAGAAAATCACGATATACCCGTTTAATGATAGTGATTAAACTAAACACCTGTAGAATCAAGTGATGTCAGTCCTCTGACTTACTCAGAGAAGATATTATCGGTAATAATGATATCAAAAAATGAACACTTTGCAAGTAAATTGTTTAATTACATTGATTATTGAATTAAATTTGAGCAAAAATATTCGATTTTATCTTTTACCCAAATAATCAACGTAAATTAGAAAATAGATATTGACTCTGGAGCTAAGCATAGCTCTCTCTTTGTTTCATAGGTTTTTGGCGTTCCTTAAAAGCACACAGTAAGATTTTGGTTTAGTTTCTGCAAAACCCAAACACATCCGTTTGATTAACTTGCTCAATTACATTCTCTTTATTAGTTTCCTTAGAAAGTTTAAAAAATGCATTATCAAAATAGGCATTTGTAAAATCACTAACTATCGACTGTTTTTGTGGAATACCTGCCTGAGGCTTAATTTCATTTAAAAGATCATAGGTCTCAGTTGAAGCCTCACCATATTTAATCAATTTAACTTTTGAATAACTCATCCCTCTATAGAGTAGTAATATTTGTTCACTGATTAGGTACTCCAAAGATTCATCATCAGTTAATCCAAATGCACCAAAATCTTTTTCATATACAATGTACTTGTATGGACTCAATTTAGTATCCAGCTTGGCAACTACTATCATATGCCCTGCTGTAAACTCTCTTTTTGCTTTCGTGTAATCATTCATTGAGAATATGACGCCACACAGGCTGCCTGGTTTAAAGTAAGGATTATCCAAAAGCACAGGCCTCATATCTTCCCATTCTAATGAATCATGGGGACTATTATCCGATACCAATGTTTCCCCTTCGCCTAAGGTTGCCTTTTTAAACTTTAAATTTCTTGTTTGATCTAACTGAAAATTAATTAACCCTGCTTCGGGGCACAACCATCTGATGGCTCCCTTGGATAAGAAATGAATAAACATCATTGACTCACCAAAACAGTTACCACCAGTATCATTCAAATCTTCTTTAGGATCATAATCAAAATGGTACATTTCCTCGCTACGAGGTATGTAGAAAAACTGTTTTCCCCAATGAGTTAATTGGATACACGCTTCTCTACCATGAGGTGAAACAAAACCTATTTTTTCAATCGCCTCAGTCTTGCTATTTGGCTTGTTCAATATTTTTAACGCATTAATGATATGTTTCTTTGGTGGCATTTTCTGAATCGCACTATTAAAACAGCGAAGCGCTAATTGTCCTTCTTCGGTAAGCTGATGAGATTTTTGCAAAGTAATGCGACACTGATTTAGTAATTTTGAGTATTCGCGTAATTGGTTCCAATACACAGAGGTGGTATCCAATAAAATGGCGTTAAGTAATCCTCCCTTTTTAATCAAATCAAGATATTCCCTATTTAGATTACTCATAAATTTTTTAATGCACTTAAATTTTAATCTAAGTTCTTTTTCCTCTGGTTCTGATTTGCTAAGAAAAGAATCTTCTGCAATATACAATGCTCGCTTGACATCAAGCATACCCTCTGGAATTTTCTCTCGTAACTGGGTGATTTTGTTTTGTTTGTTTTTTAAGTTAGTTAAAATGTTTTTTATTTTATTAATTAATTTTTCATTGACTAAAGAAATTGAAAATTGATAATTTAATTCATCTAATATTCTGTCCATTTCGATGCAATAGCTTTCTATTAGCTTAAGAGTGCTTGTTATTTGTTTTGCCGCATCCAATGCATAAAAATTGATGGGTTTAAAAGACGCGAGATCGGCTTTAACTTTCTGTAAAAGTTGCTTTCCACGTTCACTTGCAAACACTTCTGTGTTTTCCTCAATAAGACTGGCTATGGTATTGAGAATGTCCTTTATCATTTAATACTCCCTTGCTATACAGAATGGGCTTGGATTGAATAGAAATACCTGTACAGATTGAATAAAGCAAGTACTTTCTGGGTTAATTATTCATAAATGTCAATAATGTATTTTATTCCCAAGTCCTTAAATAAACTCCTGAATATTATTTAAAGCAATGCACTAGTGAGCATTCGGATGAATTGATAGGGTAGGAAATAACATCCCTGTTTTCTTGGTACATAGAATGTCACAGCGTCCTCAAAATCCTGTCAACACGTAAATGACCATTCAGATTATGAGTTGATTATGCCATGAATCAAAATGACTGCCCTTTTATACCTCAAAAAGATTAGCTACTTAGGGCAATTAGTGTTTTGTTGATCGTCTAATGCTGCCATCAGATTATTCTGATATGCTCCAATCAGGCTTGATAAACGCTGCATCTCTTCTTGCCCTGCTTTTTGTGATATAGAGCCATCTTTCAATTGGCGCTCTGTTAATTCACGTTGGGCATTTAAATTTTGAATTACTTTTTGTAAGTCTTGCGGTGTTACGTGAGGATTTGATCTTTTAAAAAACATAATGCTCTCTATTATTGATTGATGTACATATATTACCTCTCGTCTTTTTCAAGATCAATCTGGAATTGATTATCACCAGCAACCAGCTAGCCTTTCTGATATATCTATTCCCCAATCGTTAACAGCTTTACCAAAAAACTTTTTTTCAAAAAACAGCAAGTCATTAAGTCTAATTTACAGGGTGATGGCCTGGGATATCGAGCCGAGAAATCAACACAACAATGATCTGACTAAGTGAGTGAATGAGCAGTTCATAACTACCCCCTCTAGATAACTAAGTGCTACTTTAATTTCACAGGACTTACGAAATACCCCAATCTCTTTGTTAAAAAAAGTTCTTAATTCGGTCATTTAGTTTATCTAAACTCCCTCATTAAAAACATTTTTTGCCTCGACCTTGGAGTTTTTCGTAAGTCCTGTTTCATATAAAAACTTAAAAATGCTTGACAATCTACCTATTGGTAGGTAAAACTTATGCCTATGAATATAAGTAATACGAAAGAACGGATATTAGCAGTTGCGGAAGCATTGATCCAAAAAGACGGATATAACGCCTTTAGCTTTAAAGATATTGCAACTGCCATCAATATTAAAACTGCCAGCATCCAT
Coding sequences within:
- a CDS encoding type IV secretion protein Dot, whose protein sequence is MIKDILNTIASLIEENTEVFASERGKQLLQKVKADLASFKPINFYALDAAKQITSTLKLIESYCIEMDRILDELNYQFSISLVNEKLINKIKNILTNLKNKQNKITQLREKIPEGMLDVKRALYIAEDSFLSKSEPEEKELRLKFKCIKKFMSNLNREYLDLIKKGGLLNAILLDTTSVYWNQLREYSKLLNQCRITLQKSHQLTEEGQLALRCFNSAIQKMPPKKHIINALKILNKPNSKTEAIEKIGFVSPHGREACIQLTHWGKQFFYIPRSEEMYHFDYDPKEDLNDTGGNCFGESMMFIHFLSKGAIRWLCPEAGLINFQLDQTRNLKFKKATLGEGETLVSDNSPHDSLEWEDMRPVLLDNPYFKPGSLCGVIFSMNDYTKAKREFTAGHMIVVAKLDTKLSPYKYIVYEKDFGAFGLTDDESLEYLISEQILLLYRGMSYSKVKLIKYGEASTETYDLLNEIKPQAGIPQKQSIVSDFTNAYFDNAFFKLSKETNKENVIEQVNQTDVFGFCRN
- a CDS encoding type IV secretion protein Dot, giving the protein MLKFNSDPGAKMIKKLLIKVEKLINNLPKELKLSETILSSIKEDINSLASRFDGSKGYINYYSPKVVQQINEKQKLLEKYQNYLTALLAVLICSKQSRDIRDNKKLQPVSEITDLKNLLKHKDVEKIINDITQFDEDQRELKRIERLIQEDEKKEDNKKMHLGKRSKLELRRAEFSKRVQLFNNKLKNIPQAEEIKAVLDYCQKYIEKHINLSKQLPKGMLDVKRALSLFDEINSTKTQIRKLSKDKLDSSGQIKLEGLKKELTKAELALQFSYSEEEDKTIKDMLNDLKRLMKMSIRDYQKLATSGGEINVFLHKTTGFYWESLFLYRNVLCEINEYLKKNKKKLSEQGMLVAECISKAFSQMPELDTIEKALEKVKRIDDDLKRQEEYNEKINITSIRFYKKGPVKFVQQVLEQNLNEKIFYIPYNPHNYVLDHPAQSDFADTLGNCYGETQMFLKQINSKSPAINNICPERVLINYQLDQSRTIAKNTKKEKIGIFEADEKTKAQVTWDGIKDILTSKVTSTAFGDVCMITLTGAQVSGREKLVGHGIGLIKMKNPAPYQYVVYDYAFGGAMGFSSNTQLELFFKQILEGEGSYVPFKKCLIEKVGEVSKECQQFINGNPGIASLAQKSLDKTCKRDFWDKDRISFLIKYHPIGTDESTILNFIEKLPLSKDRIELYEQLVKDPKIGIGNLVKCIIRSGKINYLVNLLISNLLTIDITNKIKFKFNEQVKKEIVALINTDKVEPNITCKLFSNNQAIVLAAYKKDKNSLQYADIDPVVTLLQGKNTIVPSDACRAFPKAEKIVIAAYKSDPLSLQFADLGLVQQLLRKGSITLEHASKAFRENSQFHEAHEAYQLLNSLKLLPKNEKETEKAKRIELLKSIDQKLEITNLRKELYPLISNMCIRLLDDIRILSPEDKIIKSSRLSKLISSNQCDIDILKTLENKKMELNKTSSLAKSNFAFFGAIDNIVNGGNTNHINPENK
- a CDS encoding type IV secretion protein Dot — translated: MQEKFINLGKKLKKVNEGIKQHISLAEEFLYLANQWEKENLKINDLLKGVEFTVNDKKMSGQEIKEELSKLIERYNNFLKKNLKGERRETLELKEIQQQLISLYNAVNGIYTYLSINNTEFFLEAIKSCYKKDQRMGSTIQFVLNIADHLSKERLQFNLNLNSQFAEASESFQEVTTKFYREVATPRIESAQKLLELMNNFVDQYISQGASPEDVIKKLKPFEKYFAIEITHYEEFGHIVYTTKFNCNPALFDVNPIEFLNELFVQFYKDTTLSSRSKAALKQVLDKFEITYEVPKTWYGYIGWDIPIVTDKNSVLVTYDKQAYYKYHQESGQREMEFFETIERCLDKSKDIIIATKKENLKDQKEFCNLIDKGIKELEETKKKRIFQKEPHELVTSIINKSIKLLQDLKNNMPLRREDLVMVILSAENALNAAKSKLKPQEINLSEPEKCIKNFKKILAIKQKEELCFYKSDEEQSIFSKHINSELRELVESYQVQKTSEKELVSEPEKNNAPQRIESKEEDKKIDLNKKMNLYRVQKIMKNFVFEYCGYKGGKKVKEGGATIEELKNKLKDFGGYFEIDGKIGSEELNIIFNYENIKNKNPHDLFNELFKKFTEDIGYSGMGSRSIEALKRALAKNSITYTDGYYGKKATLTSLLWSKEPPVITDEKNIFKLSDEKYLSENKEDIRGKGITNI